The sequence ATCAAATATTGAATACTAGCCTCACCATTTGTTTCCATCTCAACTGACATTAGCCTCTCTATTACAATATCTATGCATTTTCCATTAACATCATGTTTTCTAGAATCAACTTTGGGAATTGTTGGAGATATCTTCATAGCCATTATATGAATGAAATGTCACTTAAAATACATACccatttgaaaaagaaattaaattttGTAAGAAACTTCCtacaaaataaatacatatggTGTTTGCACATtattaaaaaaacaacaaaacatacattataaaatgtaaaagaataaagggttaattgcccataaaatactgaactttcgtccaattctggttttgcacacaaactttgaactgttgcgtgaaaattactaaactttaggctttatctgattttgctactaattcaAATTCCGATCAAATATCGGACTAATATGACGTGCCAATATTTGACATGATGTCtattgttaatttcttattaataataataataaaaaaaaaacacaaagcaaataacccaaattgtcaataacttaatatatcaaatcaaataatagtattttttttaattctcaagtgtaaatcaatttttttctagttcactattacacaactgattactccaatatataaaatagaagtcatTCAAATAGGATAAATATACATaccttataaaaaaaagtattaatctttagataatgaaaatttaataaactttattacttagctaaataaattttttatattttaagttattgataattaaaatgttatttggctgacacacctaaattcgaagaatccccttgttattattgaatttattcaattaattaattcaactaaaaaatactatttttttatatattaaattattgacaatttgagttatttgctttgtgttctttttttattgataagaaattaaataaaaatattattttgtcaaCTAATTGTCGCGCAAGAATAAATACGGCACGTCAAAATTGGCacaccatattatatattagcttAGTATATGaccggaatttggattagtagcaaaatcatataaaatcaaaagtttagtaattatcacgctacaattcaaagtttgtgtgcaaaatcagaattggatgaatgttcagtattttatgggtAATTAacctaaaaattaaaagtacaaaACTTGTAAAAGTACAACAATTGAGGAATACAATGATACCTCATTCTTGAGGTCCATAAAGcaatttcaaatttataaaCAAATGGTAAGAAACTTTCCCACAACCACCTCAAAAAAGCTGAAAACATAAAGTGAATTGACTTAAAGATATATGGTTTCAATacaattatactcccttcgtcccagcttttagtatccaactttccttttttggtcgtcccacattttgatattcatttctatttttagtaaaagtaggtggggcccttactccacttaattatttattctcacataaaatgtgggacctttattccactcacaacacatcaatcactttattaaaacttgtgtcgttctcaactggataccaaaagccgggacggagggagtactatataaaCATTACCTAACTAGTGTTTATTAAATTGAACATCATTAGCATACAATTGTGGACAACAGACTTTCATTAGCACTATATCACCTAGAATTCCATGAATATCAAATATGAGAAGTTTCTTCTTAGATAGAGCAAGCATGTGCATGTTTTGAATTCCCCATGTGTTGCATGAAACAGAATAAACAAATTCGCCTTGATTGTCAACTCTTTCCTGTTCACACTTCACAGGCAACCGATGAAGACAGGTTTTACTTAAGATACTTTTCGATcattacataaaatattttttcgatttaatgaatatattattaaaattattaaaatagcCGAGCCACGGAAAATGGTCTAAAAGttataaacaattttttttcgatCAAACATTCAAAAAAAATGATcagtataaaataaatatcaaaCAAATTCACCTCGATTTTTATGTCTTCTCTGTCTACAGGAAGATGCACAagatcatatttaatttaagtatttttcaattatacagaagaagaaaaacatgatttgtataaaatatatatcaaacAAATTCGCCTTGATTTTCTACTCGTTTATGCGGGCAGGAAACTGAATAAATAAAGTTGATTTTGATTGTCAACTCTTTCTTATCGAAGAAGACAACTTTATTCGAAAATGAGAAATTTATATAGAAGACAACAAAGTATTTGGAACCAGAGATCCTTATGGGCTGACTCGCCCGAACCAATCTGCCCCATCTCATCATGCAAGTGTGTGGAGACAAAAAAACATTTCAAGAATAAAGAAACGATGTCATGCAAACACAAACTGCAGCCATAATTTACATCAAATTCCCATTTCAACATTTGAGCTTGTAAAAATAATGAAAGGAAAACAATCATATCACAGAGAGCAGCCTAAGCCTACTCTTCTAGTTCTTCATCAAAGCACTCATCCAAGGATTTGGAGAATCCCAATATATCTGCATGGGGTGTTCTGAACTCTCTGTTGAAGCTCCCaccatcttcatcttcatcaccTTCTTGTGGAGACGAAAAATCAAGCTGCATTCCCCTCAGCAAGCTCTCATAAGAAGATGAGAGATCCTGTGATGTCAGCTGGTGGTACTCCACAAGCTGATGCAGGCACTGGTTTTCCCTAGTCAAGTTTGCATTCTCATTTGCCAATCTTGATTTCTCTGCAAGAAGTGCTTCGAGTTGAAGCCTCACCAAATCGTCGTCGTCTGGCTGTGTCCCTTCCGCTAGTCCATCACGAAGCTTCCTGTTCTCTTCCTCCAGCAGTCCACATCTCTCCTGCATAAATGCCATGTCCGATCTGATCGACTTCAGCTCTCTAGCCATGCTCGCTGCCCGTGTCGCCATGGTAATAGCCAGCTTTCAAAACACGACATTAATCAATCAATACAGCACAAAGTTGTTGTGTTTTTCTTAAGAGATTTGAAGTTAAGGGTACCTACATTTTTGGCTTTCTTGATCTTCTCCATTTCTTTTGATCCCTTTCTTTTTCCCTCTTGTGAATTTTCTTCGCCTTCCTCTTGATCTTGATCGTCGTTACAGTCTCCCGAATCCAACTTTCTCTTCAATCCTCTATTGTCAATGTTGTCATCTTCTTGTTTCTTCTCACCTTTACTCTCTTCCTCTACAGGATTTTCTCCATCTTTGGCTTTTTCAATGGTGGCATGTAAGATTTCACTCAATGGCGGTGGTTTGGCTAGACTTCTAGCTCCCTTGAAAATGCAACACACAGGGTAAAGAACTCAGACAACCACATCAATTACTACTAAGATTTAATGATTTCCTGAGTTAAAAAGGATAATTCAACATGTGATCTAGCTAGTAAAAATCATTATTGCACAATTAGATTTAAAAACGGCACCATACCTTAGAATTCAACACATCACAACAGGAAGAAATTCACATAAAGTCTTAATCAAATTCCCCAAAGATTTCGAACATGATAATCATTCAAATAAGGGATTATCAATCTAAAAAGGTAACTCTGACTTATACCTTAGCTAAAAAGCCATAGCTTTCCACACTATGAAAACTGTGATTACTAAACAATGGAGTTGCAGTGTTACCTCAAGAGCGGTCTCGAGATTGTTAGAGAGCTGAGAAAGAGACTGAGCCACTGAATCAAACCCTCTCAGCAAAAGCATCGAATCCTCCTTCAATCTCTTCGCACGATCCACTGCTTCGGAACTCTAAAAATCGGAAACAAGCACAAACAGAAAAACAGGGGGGATATGATTGAATCAGCTCCAATTTAGGGCTCAAGAGGTACGAAATCAATAATTTTAGTATTTAGGCTGCAAAATATTCACCTTTTTCGGCCTCTGATTCTCAAGAAGCGTGTCGACGCGGCTGGTAAGAGCGCTCCAGAAGCGCTTATCGGAAGAAGGACTGAACAAAGGAGGAGAAGAAACCATCGAAATTGGATGCCCCTGTTGAGAACCGGAAATGAATCATCAGCGTTTGATCACTAGATTTTGTATTAAATGAAGAGCGTTAAAGATTTTGAAGAGAACAGGAGGAATACCGTGTGGAGGGAAGCAGGCGATGGAGATTCAACTGAAGTTGCCATTACAGCTTTCCTTGGATTTGGAGAGAGaaggttagagagagagagagagagagttgaattTGTAACGGATAGTTTGTGGAAGGCGGGGGGCTGGGCTCTAGGCGGATGAGATTTCGACTTTTATATACAGAGCTGTTGCAACGTTCTGATAATCCAACGGCTCCGATTTTCTGAGATAAATACTTAAAACAGGATATTAATTGAATTGGTATATATATCGTTCCAAGTTGTTGGGTGGGgtattactattactattactattaaTGCATctagaaaattttaaaagaagTAATGtgaaaaacaaaggaaaaatgaaatatttaaatttgaaaaaattatgGAAAAGAATGTGGCTGCTGGGATTCGAGCCCAGGTCTCCACGGCCACAACGTGGAATTCTTACCACTAAACTACAGCCACTTTGTTGATTAAACTTTTCggtttaattataaaatatactaGCTAGTAGTATTAACATTACTAagtattttgatttaaaaatttGAAGATGCTTGTTATAAGCATTGGGAGAATTGTGagatgaggagagagaattGAGAAAGATATGAGAAGTGTATGTATTGAAAATAACACAATGTGTTATTATTGTAAATTAATTGTGgcttataagattatgaaaaagtaaaatgagattgatgaacttatttttataagcatttataaattgttagagtttattttatacttcatccgtcctaGGAGAGTGTTGAACGCGTTTTAATTATGATGGAAAAAAGGACCCACTTTAAGGATAATAAGAAgagaatcaaataaaaataacaagcaTCACAAATACATTTGATCTACAAATATTGAAATATTGTAcgcaattttgtaattattaattaaatatatatatttgtgtttacAGTTAATATTATCAGGTCTTTACTGCTTTGACGACGAAACGCAGTCTGTTTGTGGAACGCTTCCCCTTAAGCCAATAGGTTGTGGTTCAAATCACCTAGAAGCCAGAGAGTTAGAGTATGAGTGAGTTTTTGTCAAGATtttagtttcactttgcaattaatcagtttcagttaacaaAGAGTTTGTGCGCAGATAAGAAACTAAataactgaaagcgataaacgacaaatgaatttttacgtggtttggaatccaattcctacgtccacggtcagttgatcacactgacaaacattctgggcttgtgcttgcgggtgcacagcaaaccttacaattgaaaatcaaattttcagtaccaacacactgggttgtatttctcaaacactcttagcacgctaagacaccaCAATGACTTTGCTAGCGctggctaagatctcttggagtcagaacactggtctgaactcctctcggctcaaactctTTTCTcggtcagttgaaaggaggttcgaaaactaccaGCAAGATCACAaagaacaggctctctgtaatcggtAACTTAGGCTTTTGATAAACaagtatttgcctaaggttctaagagaatatatgtaattagCAATGGACTGATTTTGACTTTAggactctcttcttcgattcaaacttgggAAGGCTTTGAatggctgagttgcaattttggcagcgtttcagcttgtgtatttgaattggtgaagattgaagtgatcatcgagctctatttataggagaggtcttgaatagatccgctggcggagatggtcttcaagaattcatccgttggagagtaattcgaattttgctgaggcttcaatcttcgaggttccttgtttggtgagaaacggctactcaGGTACATGAGGTAAGgcgtctctgaaaaggtaatcaccaaaaaggaatgctctgcagagaaaggaggatcctctgtatctctgcatttaatgcggctgtactttgattgtgtggcttccttttaacgttGAAgtttcagtctgaggaagaatgtcaactgattcttgactttagtatcagtccgctgattccacatagccagcattagatgaatcagtcataactgattcttcagttgagaaactcgtttagtcaaacatcagtatttgactctgcctttaatTGCAAACATCagtcgagttcttcagtcttcagtcttcagtccttcgttcttcattcttcattcctccgatcttcggtcttcagtcttcagaacactaaacAACTAGAAGGTGAACTCCAATACTTGAGTTcaaaaggttctagtctattacaaagaaaacctaaggattttgatatcatcaaaacaagggctagaatatttcattaagttcccaacatctAAAACTACCAATAACAGCAACCGctccaaccacccaaccatccaacctcttcaatatttaattaatatctttCTCTTCCACATCACCAATATTCATCCCAACTCAACCACACCCATATTGAGAGATTTATCCATGACCACTCCAACCACAacatttaatataattattatatttgttttaaGCATAAGAatttcatataataaaataaaaataaaaaatactccctccgtccctgaaataagttcctctctttcctttttgggatgtccctcaaataagttcctctttctttctttccatttttgggcaactaccccaccactaataataatttatttattcttacttttcactttttcaccactcacaatactaattataacactttttcacattttcaccaatcccaatactaattataacatattttttactatcaatacactttatcactttttcttaaaactcgtgccgtccccaaagaggaacttattttggggatggagggagtatatttttaatgaaaaatgttgaaatgtcaaaaaaaaaattgagtaatAAATAGAGAATATATCATTACcaagaaataacaaaataaattaacaataagTTCAAGATTAggataataaaattttgagaatttaGCTGAAAATTTCTGGGATACATTGCAAAATAGAGAAAGCTGGGATTTTAGAAATGAAATATGTGAAGAAGAATATgaaatttgtgtgtgtgtgtgtgtgtaaaaatataacaaatgagatctctatttatagagaaattaaaattatgaattttgatacacacacacacacacacacatatatatatatatatatatatatatattatttaatgctagtatataaaaaatatttcaattttatttaatatctaaattaaatactTTCAACCAATTAAACAATGACATGTGTCACTTTCTTATCTAAATTCAAAGAGACCACAAGTTCTCATTTTGGTTCTCACCAAACCGACTGCCATGTAAATTGAAGGAGAAATTTTgctttttcttaatttatatttatctaaGTGGTCGATCGACCTCCTTGCAAGAGGTCATCGATATTAATAGTCTAAAGATTCAGATTTAGGCTTTTAGCTCATGTGATATTTAATTAGAATATGATGtggaatttataattaatagtaaCATTGTTGGAAATATAGCTTGTGGGCATTACAATGTAATAGAAATGTAGAAGATCATAAGTACACGGAAATAAACTGAATgaaaattacaaagaaaatgAAACCAGAAACAATAGTCAAGTCGAGGAGGATCCTctatccgcaagacgagatacgccccagTAGTGCTCTCGATTTTGTGTGTCGTCTCCAAAGAtgaaacgacttcgtctcgtgggtagcagcaccgcagaccaacgagctccgaCGAACTAGAACGAGACGAGGACAGAGCTCTGGACTATATGAGTGCAGATAATGCAGAGTGAAAGTGTGAATGCAGAATTTTCTAAGTGTTGGATGCATGGAGTGGCTGTCCTATTTATATGCACAGTCCACCCATAGGGAAGCCTGCAGCCTTAATTCTAATTGATGGAATTCAAATGTTGTCTGAGGAGTTACAAGAGTAACAGCCTATTGTTTGAAACCTGACATGTAACTTCCTCCCGTCCCATTAAGATGGGTGTTACAGGTTGTGGAAGCTTCTTGCTTGGAGACCAACGGGTCCTCCTGTCGGGTCGAACCCCATGTGCACGTATAGGCTCAAACGGGTTGGGCCA comes from Salvia miltiorrhiza cultivar Shanhuang (shh) chromosome 3, IMPLAD_Smil_shh, whole genome shotgun sequence and encodes:
- the LOC131016229 gene encoding uncharacterized protein LOC131016229; the protein is MATSVESPSPASLHTGHPISMVSSPPLFSPSSDKRFWSALTSRVDTLLENQRPKKSSEAVDRAKRLKEDSMLLLRGFDSVAQSLSQLSNNLETALEGARSLAKPPPLSEILHATIEKAKDGENPVEEESKGEKKQEDDNIDNRGLKRKLDSGDCNDDQDQEEGEENSQEGKRKGSKEMEKIKKAKNLAITMATRAASMARELKSIRSDMAFMQERCGLLEEENRKLRDGLAEGTQPDDDDLVRLQLEALLAEKSRLANENANLTRENQCLHQLVEYHQLTSQDLSSSYESLLRGMQLDFSSPQEGDEDEDGGSFNREFRTPHADILGFSKSLDECFDEELEE